In a genomic window of Deltaproteobacteria bacterium:
- a CDS encoding transposase translates to MAYGREQEDYGDVRLIGIDEISRKKGHVYHTQVYDLERKRLIYTGAHQDKDSLRRFFDWRNLSTTFGHSLAEITVASFCSPLPAQED, encoded by the coding sequence GTGGCATACGGCAGAGAGCAGGAAGACTACGGGGATGTTCGACTCATTGGCATCGATGAGATCAGTCGCAAGAAAGGCCATGTCTACCACACCCAGGTCTATGATCTGGAAAGGAAGCGGCTGATCTATACTGGCGCCCATCAGGATAAGGACTCTTTGCGCAGATTCTTTGACTGGCGGAACCTGTCAACAACTTTTGGACACTCACTTGCGGAAATTACTGTAGCTTCTTTCTGTTCACCATTGCCTGCGCAGGAGGATTGA